The Streptomonospora litoralis genome window below encodes:
- the lanKC gene encoding class III lanthionine synthetase LanKC produces MIKGYGVFCDADRYFYDTPHRLRSDSGASGTVGEGDGVFEPAGRPVPEGWQSHRAGDWLALRPVENHLPDQGWKIHVSACLDNAESILARVWDYCVARGVSFKFVPTPYLLHNRNAKYADRGSSGKFITVYPAADECASIAAGLDALVGGEPGPYILSDVRWNAGPLHLRYGSFTRRHCYDEHGEPVPALENADGVLVPDRRGPAFRVPEWLAVPDFLRPHLEARSAVDVTGLPYDIERALHFSNGGGVYAGRDRRTDEPVVLKEARPHAGLAADGADAIRRLEQERNVLERLSGLPCIPEAKDAFTLGEHRFLVLEYVRGKPLNSFFAHRHPLIEADPAPEKLREYARWAMRLHGLVAAAVGDVHARGVVFNDLHLFNIMVSEDESSVVLLDFEAARYVEEGGRQTVANPGFVAPPGRRGFDVDHYALACLRIALFLPLTSLFAVDRAKAAHLAEEAARVFPEAREFLELGVAEILRDVDGAPGGVELGALPEAGERDPYRPVDPGDWPRCRDSMARAILASATPERDDRYFPGDIAQFATAGGGLSFGYGAAGVLYALAESGAPRCPGAEEWLLRHSKEPESGTPLGFFDGLAGLSWTLNRLDHRERSLELAELVLAQPWEGLGPGLHSGTAGIGLALDSLAADTREAELRSAALRCAESAAHRFLDASPERRRAGLLHGGAGVALLCLRLYERSGDTALLDLAERALRADLDRCATSAFGTLQVDEGWRTLPYLGAGSVGVGIVLDDYLEHRHDEAFERARPEIVDAARAGFYAQPGLFRGLAGMVVYLSRTTAPGPGTGPDAVHRQIDALSRYAMRYQDELAFPGEQLMRLSMDLSTGTAGCLLALAAAQSEQPARLPFLPPLRRTQNRPLPWSGTNE; encoded by the coding sequence ATGATCAAGGGGTACGGCGTGTTCTGCGACGCCGACCGCTATTTCTACGACACGCCTCACCGCCTTCGGTCGGACTCCGGAGCCTCCGGTACGGTCGGCGAAGGCGACGGTGTTTTCGAGCCGGCTGGGCGGCCGGTGCCCGAAGGGTGGCAGAGCCACCGCGCCGGCGACTGGCTGGCACTGCGGCCCGTCGAGAACCACTTGCCGGACCAGGGCTGGAAGATCCACGTCTCCGCCTGCCTGGACAATGCGGAATCGATCCTCGCCCGCGTCTGGGACTACTGCGTGGCGCGCGGTGTCTCCTTCAAGTTCGTCCCCACCCCGTACCTGCTGCACAACCGGAACGCCAAGTACGCCGACCGCGGAAGCAGCGGGAAGTTCATCACCGTCTACCCGGCCGCGGACGAGTGCGCCTCGATCGCCGCGGGTCTGGACGCGCTCGTGGGCGGCGAACCCGGGCCTTACATCCTTAGCGACGTGCGCTGGAACGCGGGCCCGCTCCACCTGCGCTACGGCAGCTTCACCAGGCGGCACTGCTACGACGAGCACGGCGAGCCGGTGCCCGCGCTGGAGAACGCCGACGGCGTCCTCGTGCCCGACAGGCGCGGCCCGGCCTTCCGGGTGCCGGAGTGGCTGGCCGTCCCCGACTTCCTCCGTCCGCACCTTGAGGCGCGGTCGGCCGTGGACGTCACCGGACTCCCGTACGACATCGAGCGCGCCCTGCACTTCTCCAACGGGGGCGGGGTTTACGCCGGCCGGGATCGGCGCACCGACGAGCCCGTAGTGCTCAAGGAGGCCCGTCCGCATGCCGGCCTGGCCGCCGACGGCGCCGACGCCATACGCCGCCTGGAGCAGGAGCGAAACGTCCTGGAGCGGCTGTCCGGGCTGCCGTGCATTCCCGAGGCCAAGGACGCTTTCACCCTCGGTGAGCACCGCTTCCTGGTGCTGGAGTACGTCCGCGGCAAGCCGTTGAACTCCTTCTTCGCCCACCGCCACCCGCTGATCGAGGCCGACCCCGCACCGGAGAAGCTGAGGGAGTACGCCCGGTGGGCGATGCGCCTGCACGGCCTCGTGGCGGCGGCCGTCGGGGATGTGCACGCGCGCGGCGTCGTCTTCAACGACCTGCACCTGTTCAACATCATGGTCTCCGAGGACGAGTCCTCCGTGGTGCTGCTTGACTTCGAGGCCGCCCGGTATGTCGAGGAGGGCGGCCGCCAGACGGTCGCCAACCCGGGCTTCGTCGCCCCGCCCGGGCGCCGCGGATTCGATGTGGACCACTACGCACTGGCCTGCCTGCGTATCGCGCTCTTCCTGCCCTTGACCAGCCTGTTCGCCGTGGACCGGGCCAAGGCCGCACACTTGGCCGAGGAGGCTGCGCGTGTGTTCCCCGAGGCCCGGGAGTTCCTGGAACTCGGCGTTGCGGAGATCCTGCGGGATGTGGACGGTGCGCCGGGTGGGGTCGAATTGGGAGCGCTCCCGGAAGCCGGCGAGCGCGATCCATACCGGCCGGTCGACCCGGGGGACTGGCCGCGCTGCCGCGACTCGATGGCCCGCGCCATCCTCGCCTCAGCCACCCCCGAACGGGACGACCGCTACTTTCCCGGCGATATCGCCCAGTTCGCCACAGCGGGCGGCGGCCTCTCCTTCGGCTACGGAGCGGCCGGGGTGCTATACGCCCTCGCCGAGAGCGGCGCCCCCCGGTGCCCCGGCGCCGAGGAGTGGCTGCTGCGGCACAGCAAGGAGCCCGAGTCGGGGACGCCTCTGGGTTTCTTCGACGGACTCGCCGGCCTGTCCTGGACGCTGAACCGCCTCGACCACCGCGAGCGCTCCCTGGAGTTGGCCGAACTGGTCCTCGCGCAGCCGTGGGAAGGGCTCGGCCCCGGACTGCACAGCGGGACGGCCGGGATCGGGCTGGCCCTGGACTCTCTGGCCGCCGACACCCGGGAAGCGGAGCTGCGCTCGGCTGCGCTGCGCTGCGCGGAGTCGGCCGCGCACCGGTTCCTCGACGCCTCGCCCGAGCGGCGCCGCGCCGGCCTGCTCCACGGTGGCGCGGGCGTGGCCCTGCTCTGCCTGCGCCTGTACGAGCGGAGCGGAGACACCGCGTTGCTCGACCTGGCCGAGCGTGCCCTGCGGGCCGACCTCGACCGCTGCGCCACCAGCGCCTTCGGCACGCTGCAAGTGGACGAGGGGTGGCGGACCTTGCCCTACCTCGGAGCGGGCAGCGTCGGGGTGGGGATCGTGCTCGACGACTACCTGGAGCACCGCCACGACGAGGCGTTCGAGCGGGCCCGGCCGGAGATCGTCGATGCCGCACGGGCCGGGTTCTACGCCCAGCCCGGCCTCTTCCGCGGACTGGCGGGCATGGTCGTGTACCTCAGCCGGACGACGGCCCCCGGGCCCGGCACCGGGCCCGATGCGGTGCATCGCCAGATCGACGCCCTGTCCCGGTACGCAATGCGCTACCAGGATGAATTGGCCTTCCCGGGAGAGCAGCTGATGCGGCTCTCAATGGACCTTTCCACGGGCACCGCGGGATGTCTGCTCGCGCTTGCTGCGGCGCAGAGCGAACAACCCGCCCGGCTGCCCTTCCTTCCTCCGCTGCGGCGGACCCAGAACCGGCCACTGCCATGGTCCGGAACAAATGAATAA
- a CDS encoding SapB/AmfS family lanthipeptide has product MSLLDLQSLETTTEAHGEVSAGSEASLLLCGDSSLSLTTCN; this is encoded by the coding sequence ATGTCTCTCCTCGACCTGCAGTCCCTGGAGACCACCACCGAGGCGCACGGCGAGGTTTCCGCCGGCAGCGAAGCCAGCCTTCTGCTGTGCGGCGACAGCAGCCTGAGCCTCACCACCTGCAACTGA